The following are from one region of the Actinoplanes sp. L3-i22 genome:
- a CDS encoding magnesium transporter MgtE N-terminal domain-containing protein, translated as MTMGTRVYLARLAGLPVFDPNGDRVGRVRDAVVRLRTTNRPPQVVGLVAEMALRRRIFLPIGRITGMDAESVVLGTGSLNLRRFEKRPNELLVLEDLLDRRVTVEPEQAGGVEHIGVVLDIGMELNRNTEWVVSRVAVREHTGRLARRGHVYQVEYDRVRGLVGPTDTQGTSNLLALLEQMRPADMANALQDLPDARRNEVAAALSDRKLADVLEELPEHDQVEILARLDRERAADVLERMDPDDAADLLAELPKAEQAVLLDLMEPEEAAPVRQLMNYRPGTAGSVMTSEPVILTPDATVAEALARIREPELSPVVAAQVFVARAPSATPTGKYLGMVHFQRLLREPPASIVGGLVDSDLEPLRPDIGLPEITRRMAMYDMVAMPVVDGTNRLLGAVTVDDLLDHSLPRDWRDRDAHDDEELPT; from the coding sequence GTGACCATGGGGACGAGGGTTTATCTGGCCCGCCTGGCCGGTCTGCCGGTGTTCGACCCCAACGGCGATCGTGTCGGCCGGGTGCGGGACGCGGTTGTCCGGCTGCGCACCACGAACCGACCGCCGCAAGTCGTCGGCCTGGTGGCCGAGATGGCGCTGCGGCGACGCATCTTCCTGCCGATCGGCCGGATCACCGGCATGGACGCCGAGTCGGTGGTGCTCGGGACCGGCTCGCTGAACCTGCGCCGGTTCGAGAAACGGCCGAACGAGCTGCTCGTCCTGGAGGACCTGCTGGACCGCCGGGTCACCGTCGAGCCCGAGCAGGCCGGCGGGGTGGAGCACATCGGCGTGGTCCTGGACATCGGGATGGAGCTGAACCGGAACACCGAGTGGGTCGTCTCCCGGGTCGCGGTCCGCGAGCACACCGGGCGGCTGGCCCGTCGCGGCCACGTCTACCAGGTGGAGTACGACCGGGTCCGCGGCCTGGTCGGCCCGACCGACACGCAGGGCACGTCGAACCTGCTCGCCCTGCTGGAGCAGATGCGCCCGGCGGACATGGCGAACGCGCTGCAGGACCTGCCGGACGCCCGGCGCAACGAGGTGGCCGCCGCGCTGAGCGACCGCAAGCTCGCCGACGTGCTGGAGGAGCTGCCCGAGCACGACCAGGTGGAGATCCTGGCCCGGCTGGACCGGGAGCGGGCCGCCGACGTGCTGGAGCGGATGGACCCGGACGACGCCGCCGACCTGCTGGCCGAGCTGCCCAAGGCGGAGCAGGCGGTGCTGCTGGACCTGATGGAGCCGGAGGAGGCCGCGCCGGTCCGTCAGCTGATGAACTACCGCCCGGGCACCGCGGGCAGTGTGATGACCTCCGAGCCGGTGATCCTCACCCCGGACGCGACGGTCGCCGAGGCGCTGGCCCGGATCCGCGAGCCGGAGCTGTCGCCGGTGGTCGCCGCGCAGGTGTTCGTGGCGCGGGCACCGAGCGCCACCCCGACCGGGAAGTATCTGGGCATGGTCCACTTCCAGCGCCTGCTGCGCGAGCCGCCGGCGTCGATCGTGGGCGGGCTGGTGGACAGCGACCTCGAGCCGCTGCGGCCGGACATCGGGCTGCCCGAGATCACCCGGCGGATGGCGATGTACGACATGGTCGCGATGCCGGTGGTCGACGGAACGAATCGGCTGCTCGGCGCGGTCACCGTCGACGACCTGCTGGACCACTCGCTGCCTCGGGACTGGCGTGACCGCGACGCGCACGACGACGAGGAGCTTCCGACATGA
- a CDS encoding DUF1003 domain-containing protein yields MSETRRDRLDQPREPGRMQLPRFDPEAFGRWSESIARYMGTAKFIVYMTIVIGAWFAWNTLAPDAMRFDPYTFTFLTLILSLQASYAAPLILLAQNRQTDRDRLGMEEDRRRAAMQKADTEFLTREIASLRIALGEVATRDFVRSELARLADELDEAAHRREKRARMEWEEDHP; encoded by the coding sequence ATGAGCGAAACTCGGCGCGACCGGTTGGATCAGCCCCGCGAGCCGGGGCGGATGCAGCTGCCCCGGTTCGACCCGGAGGCGTTCGGCCGGTGGTCGGAGAGCATCGCGCGGTACATGGGGACGGCGAAGTTCATCGTCTACATGACGATCGTGATCGGCGCCTGGTTCGCCTGGAACACGCTGGCGCCGGACGCGATGCGGTTCGACCCGTACACGTTCACGTTCCTCACCCTGATCCTGTCGCTGCAGGCGTCGTACGCCGCCCCGCTGATCCTGCTGGCGCAGAACCGGCAGACCGACCGGGACCGCCTGGGCATGGAGGAGGATCGACGCCGGGCGGCCATGCAGAAGGCCGACACCGAATTCCTGACCCGGGAGATCGCTTCCCTGCGGATCGCTCTGGGCGAGGTTGCGACCAGGGATTTCGTACGGTCTGAGCTGGCTCGCCTGGCCGACGAGTTGGACGAGGCGGCGCACCGCAGGGAGAAGCGCGCCCGTATGGAGTGGGAAGAGGACCACCCCTGA
- a CDS encoding PhzF family phenazine biosynthesis protein codes for MSTVAYEIVDVFTDRPFAGNPLAVVLGAEHLDTAQMQLLAREFNLAETVFVLPPTDPAATYRVRIFTGSQELPFAGHPSVGTAVTLMRQGRFGPGRVVQECGAGLLPLDVTAAGAATLTGAPPRLGAPADPAALLEITGLTAEDRETSAVPREAGCGLDWIFFPVRRSALATIHLDPWAAARHGVTGLSVFSWADGQAHARVFVPGDAVWEDPATGSAALGLGVWLVAAGWLPGEGVSTFRVHQGVEMKRPSILDCTVTAESGAATSATVSGHVYPVASGKIAVPPFIG; via the coding sequence ATGTCCACCGTGGCCTACGAGATCGTCGACGTGTTCACGGATCGACCCTTTGCCGGCAATCCGCTTGCGGTGGTCCTCGGGGCCGAGCATCTGGACACCGCCCAGATGCAGCTGCTGGCCCGGGAGTTCAACCTGGCCGAGACCGTTTTCGTGCTCCCGCCGACGGATCCCGCGGCGACCTACCGGGTGCGGATCTTCACCGGCTCGCAGGAGCTGCCGTTCGCCGGTCACCCCAGCGTCGGCACCGCGGTGACGCTGATGCGGCAGGGCCGTTTCGGCCCCGGACGGGTGGTGCAGGAGTGCGGCGCGGGGCTGCTGCCACTCGACGTGACCGCCGCCGGCGCGGCCACGCTGACCGGTGCTCCGCCCCGGCTCGGCGCTCCGGCCGACCCGGCCGCGCTGCTGGAGATCACCGGCCTGACGGCCGAGGACCGGGAGACCTCCGCCGTTCCGCGCGAGGCCGGCTGTGGTCTCGATTGGATCTTCTTTCCGGTACGGCGTTCCGCCCTCGCCACCATCCACCTGGACCCGTGGGCCGCCGCCCGGCACGGCGTAACCGGCCTGAGCGTCTTCTCCTGGGCCGACGGCCAGGCGCACGCCCGGGTGTTCGTCCCCGGCGACGCGGTCTGGGAGGACCCGGCCACCGGCTCGGCAGCCCTGGGTCTCGGGGTGTGGCTGGTCGCCGCGGGCTGGCTCCCGGGCGAGGGTGTCTCGACGTTCCGCGTCCACCAGGGCGTCGAGATGAAACGCCCCTCGATCCTGGACTGCACGGTGACCGCCGAGTCCGGCGCCGCCACGTCAGCCACGGTCAGCGGTCACGTCTATCCGGTGGCCAGCGGCAAGATCGCTGTCCCACCGTTCATCGGCTGA